A DNA window from Streptomyces parvus contains the following coding sequences:
- a CDS encoding helix-turn-helix domain-containing protein, with translation MDQKPARVRIVDAAYELMLSIGLARTTTKEIAKAAGCSEAALYKYFSGKEELFVTVLAERLPRLGGLLTELTAGEGSVEDNLTDIARQAALFYEQTFPMAASLYAEPQLKRRHEQGVGGLEAGPHLPIQQLDAYLRAEQGAGRVRAGADTYAAASLLLGACAQRAFAYSTLPGGEPPPPLDDFAASLARTLLAGIS, from the coding sequence ATGGACCAGAAGCCCGCCCGCGTCCGGATCGTCGACGCGGCGTACGAGCTGATGCTGTCCATCGGCCTCGCCCGGACCACCACCAAGGAGATCGCCAAGGCGGCCGGCTGCTCGGAGGCGGCGCTCTACAAGTACTTCTCCGGGAAGGAAGAGCTGTTCGTCACCGTCCTCGCGGAGCGGCTGCCCCGGCTCGGGGGCCTGCTCACCGAACTCACCGCCGGTGAGGGCAGCGTCGAGGACAACCTCACCGACATCGCCCGGCAGGCCGCCCTGTTCTACGAGCAGACCTTCCCCATGGCCGCGTCCCTGTACGCCGAACCCCAGCTCAAGCGCCGCCACGAGCAGGGCGTGGGAGGGTTGGAGGCCGGGCCCCACCTGCCGATCCAGCAGCTCGACGCCTATCTGCGCGCCGAGCAGGGCGCGGGCCGCGTCCGGGCCGGCGCGGACACCTACGCCGCCGCCTCCCTGCTGCTGGGCGCCTGCGCCCAGCGGGCCTTCGCCTACTCCACGCTCCCCGGCGGCGAACCCCCGCCGCCCCTGGACGACTTCGCCGCCTCCCTCGCCCGTACGCTCCTGGCCGGGATCAGTTAG